From Bacillota bacterium, the proteins below share one genomic window:
- a CDS encoding glycoside hydrolase family 127 protein, producing the protein MMPNRAIRLHAEPVPLSQVRLLDSPFRQAMERNARYLLSLEPDRLLHRFRLYAGLPPKAPLYGGWETMGVSGHSLGHYLSACSLQYAASGEEEFRRRVNYIVSELAECQAKHGNGYVSAIPEGERVFREIAEGNIRTQPFDLNGVWVPWYTMHKLFAGLIDAFSLCASEQALDVARKLADWAHRTTARLTEAQWQQMLACEHGGMNEAMANLYALTGDEKYLELARKFYHRAVLDRLANGEDCLPGLHANTQIPKVIGVARLYELTGERRYRRIAEFFWDRVVNHHSYVIGGHSDYEHFGPPARLSDRLSTNSCETCNTYNMLKLTRHLFAWEPKAEHMDFYERALYNHILASQHPQTGMVCYYIPLKPGHFKTYSTPFDSFWCCVGTGMENHTKYGDTIYFRNAEGLWVNLFIPSELRWQEKGLTLRMETRFPEESNVRLTFACRQPVATTLYLREPYWKAKAITARLNGWDVRLETDTQRYLSLSRRWQDGDRLEITLPQRLHTQSMPDDPNLLALLHGPVVLAGALGKPEEPEPRVPVLVTGGKAPEAWLKPVRGQSLTWQTRGAGRPNDVRLIPFYRTHDQRYTVYWRVVTEQQWRQLEAEYRAEQERLRALEARTIDVVQIGDEASERAHHLQGENTSAGEFSGRRWRHAWDGG; encoded by the coding sequence ATGATGCCGAACCGAGCGATACGTCTCCATGCAGAACCCGTTCCCCTGTCGCAGGTGCGTCTGCTGGACAGCCCGTTCAGGCAGGCAATGGAGCGCAACGCCCGGTATCTGCTCTCTCTGGAACCCGACCGTCTCCTGCACCGGTTCCGGTTGTATGCGGGTCTGCCACCGAAAGCACCCCTTTACGGAGGCTGGGAGACGATGGGCGTTTCGGGGCACTCGCTGGGGCATTATCTGTCCGCCTGTTCCCTGCAATACGCCGCATCGGGTGAGGAAGAGTTCCGCCGGCGCGTGAACTACATCGTGAGCGAGCTGGCGGAGTGTCAGGCGAAGCACGGCAACGGATACGTGAGCGCAATCCCCGAAGGCGAACGAGTCTTCCGCGAGATCGCTGAGGGCAACATCCGCACCCAACCGTTTGACCTCAACGGAGTGTGGGTACCCTGGTACACCATGCACAAGCTGTTCGCCGGACTGATCGACGCATTCAGCCTCTGCGCCAGCGAGCAGGCGCTGGATGTCGCCAGAAAACTGGCGGATTGGGCGCATCGCACCACAGCGAGACTGACCGAAGCACAATGGCAGCAGATGCTTGCCTGTGAGCACGGCGGCATGAATGAGGCGATGGCGAACCTGTACGCCCTCACCGGGGACGAGAAGTATCTGGAGCTCGCCCGCAAGTTCTACCACCGGGCGGTCTTAGACCGTCTGGCGAACGGCGAGGACTGCCTGCCCGGCTTGCACGCCAACACACAGATACCCAAAGTCATCGGTGTGGCGCGACTGTACGAGCTCACCGGCGAGAGACGCTATCGCCGCATCGCCGAGTTCTTCTGGGACAGGGTGGTGAACCACCACTCCTACGTCATCGGTGGGCACAGCGATTACGAACACTTCGGTCCGCCCGCCAGGCTGTCCGACCGCCTCTCGACCAACTCGTGCGAAACCTGCAACACCTACAACATGCTCAAGCTCACGCGCCACCTGTTCGCTTGGGAACCAAAAGCAGAGCACATGGACTTCTACGAACGCGCGCTCTACAACCATATCCTCGCCTCGCAGCACCCGCAAACGGGCATGGTTTGCTATTACATCCCGCTCAAACCGGGACACTTCAAGACCTATTCCACGCCTTTCGATTCCTTCTGGTGCTGTGTGGGCACAGGCATGGAGAACCACACCAAATACGGCGATACCATCTACTTCCGCAACGCGGAAGGGCTGTGGGTGAATCTTTTCATCCCGTCCGAGCTTCGCTGGCAGGAGAAAGGGCTTACCCTCCGCATGGAGACACGCTTCCCGGAAGAGAGCAACGTCCGCCTGACCTTCGCCTGCAGGCAGCCGGTGGCGACGACTTTATACCTTCGCGAGCCGTACTGGAAAGCAAAGGCGATAACCGCCCGTTTGAACGGATGGGATGTGCGTCTCGAGACAGATACTCAGCGCTATCTGTCGCTTTCCCGCCGCTGGCAGGATGGCGACCGTCTGGAAATCACACTTCCTCAGCGTTTGCACACGCAGTCCATGCCTGATGACCCGAACCTGCTTGCCCTATTGCACGGACCGGTGGTGCTTGCGGGGGCTCTGGGCAAGCCGGAGGAGCCTGAGCCACGTGTACCCGTCCTCGTGACCGGTGGTAAGGCGCCCGAAGCTTGGCTGAAACCCGTACGCGGACAGTCGCTCACCTGGCAGACACGCGGTGCGGGACGACCGAACGACGTTCGGCTTATCCCGTTCTACCGAACGCACGACCAGCGCTATACCGTCTACTGGCGCGTCGTCACTGAACAGCAGTGGCGACAGCTGGAAGCCGAATATCGCGCCGAGCAAGAACGCCTGCGAGCACTGGAGGCGCGCACCATAGATGTGGTGCAGATAGGCGACGAAGCCTCCGAGCGTGCCCACCACCTGCAGGGCGAGAACACCAGCGCGGGGGAGTTCTCCGGCAGACGCTGGCGCCACGCCTGGGACGGCGGATAG
- a CDS encoding YceI family protein — protein MKTMLQAFAVTMLLWSISAGVPVAAQTYQIDPVHSSLVFRVKHMNTAYVYGMFTSMKGTVVVDEANPARSSINIEVDADSVNTNNQQRDNHLRSPDFFNTRQFPTITFRSTEIRRVNANTVQVRGDLTMRGVTRPITANVTLTGKGKNAQGRDIIGFETTFTIRRSEFGIRYGLPGLGDDVRVTLSIEAMR, from the coding sequence ATGAAGACCATGTTGCAAGCTTTTGCCGTGACGATGCTCCTGTGGAGTATCTCCGCCGGTGTGCCGGTAGCAGCGCAAACCTACCAGATCGACCCGGTGCACAGCTCGCTGGTGTTCCGCGTGAAGCACATGAACACCGCTTACGTCTACGGGATGTTTACCAGCATGAAGGGCACAGTGGTGGTGGACGAGGCGAACCCTGCCCGCAGCTCCATCAACATCGAGGTAGACGCTGACAGCGTCAACACCAACAACCAACAGCGCGACAATCACCTGCGCAGCCCGGACTTTTTCAACACCCGACAGTTCCCAACGATAACCTTCAGGAGTACCGAAATTCGTCGTGTGAACGCGAACACCGTGCAGGTGCGGGGCGACCTGACCATGCGCGGAGTCACCCGACCCATCACGGCGAACGTGACCCTGACCGGCAAGGGGAAGAACGCACAGGGTAGAGACATCATTGGCTTCGAGACGACGTTCACCATCCGGCGCAGTGAGTTCGGTATCCGGTACGGATTGCCCGGTCTGGGAGATGATGTGCGGGTAACCCTCAGCATCGAGGCAATGCGATAG
- a CDS encoding glycoside hydrolase, translating into MSAGSPYSQRISRGELAGSYQAFPDACRLKNGDILCVFYAGYGHVSLPNREYPRGGRICFVISSDEGRTWSQPQVLYDGPDDDRDPHITQLHDETLICSFFTYRATDRGVEFDTKVVFSRDGGRSWGRRALMVAKGYAVSAPVREIAPERCLLGVYTEGGERTFAAVTGSGDGLHWSEPIPLSAGCPTLPDGSETDIIRLKDGVLMAVIRSDKVNMHFCLSRDEGKTWTPPQDIGFRGHAPHLMRLGTGEILLTHRLPNTALHISRDEGRSWEGPFVLDEVIGAYPSTVELKDGSVLVVYYEEGEGSAIRAMRFRVRKNGIQKLRW; encoded by the coding sequence ATGTCTGCAGGCAGCCCGTACTCCCAGCGTATCTCGCGGGGGGAATTAGCAGGCTCGTACCAGGCGTTCCCGGACGCCTGCCGTCTGAAAAACGGCGATATCCTGTGCGTGTTCTATGCAGGTTACGGGCACGTCTCCCTGCCCAATCGAGAATATCCACGTGGGGGACGCATCTGCTTCGTCATCTCCAGCGATGAAGGACGTACATGGAGCCAACCGCAGGTACTCTATGACGGACCCGACGACGACCGCGACCCCCACATCACTCAACTACACGATGAAACGCTCATCTGTTCCTTCTTCACCTACCGCGCAACCGACAGGGGCGTGGAGTTCGACACGAAGGTAGTGTTTTCGCGCGATGGGGGAAGAAGCTGGGGGCGGCGCGCGCTGATGGTGGCGAAGGGGTACGCCGTCTCCGCGCCCGTGCGCGAGATTGCGCCTGAAAGATGTTTGCTCGGCGTCTATACAGAGGGTGGCGAGCGAACCTTCGCGGCTGTGACCGGTTCCGGTGACGGCTTGCACTGGAGCGAACCGATCCCGCTGAGCGCGGGTTGCCCCACCTTGCCTGACGGCTCGGAGACGGACATCATCCGTCTGAAGGACGGTGTGCTGATGGCGGTTATCCGCAGCGATAAGGTAAACATGCACTTCTGTCTGAGCAGGGATGAGGGCAAAACGTGGACGCCCCCGCAGGACATCGGCTTTCGGGGTCATGCGCCGCATCTGATGCGCCTGGGCACGGGCGAAATCCTACTGACCCACCGGTTGCCGAACACAGCCCTGCACATTAGCCGCGACGAGGGCAGGAGCTGGGAGGGACCGTTCGTACTGGATGAGGTTATCGGAGCCTACCCGTCAACGGTGGAGCTAAAGGACGGCTCGGTTCTTGTCGTCTATTACGAGGAAGGCGAGGGCAGTGCGATACGCGCCATGCGCTTTCGCGTGCGCAAAAACGGCATTCAAAAGCTGAGGTGGTAA
- a CDS encoding glycoside hydrolase family 140 protein: protein MPKKLPRLHVFRQENHPCHGRYLVTETGKPFFYLADTAWELFHRLTREETELYLKDRAAKGFTVIQAVALAELDGLGTPNAYAHTPLHRNDPTQPNEEYFRHVDFGVNLAQELGLYIAMLPTWGDKVNKKWGVGPEIFTPENARVYGEFLGKRYRDKPIIWILGGDRPVDTETHLAIWRAMAEGLRHGDGGTHLITYHPNGGNHSSQWLHREEWLDFNMLQSGHHARPIPNYEMIQKDYRLQPVKPCMDGEPNYEDHPINWDPKNGWFNDHDVRRAAYWALLAGAHGHTYGCHDIWQMYEPGKRKPISHARTAWKEALHLPGASQMRHAKQLMLSRPMLLRIPDQSLIAGDPGTGLEHVRAARGADGSYAFIYLPVAKTVRVHLDALSGKNIRAWWFNPRNGQAQPIGEFVRRGEQEFTPPVGESREEDWVLVLDEVGKRYRKPGS from the coding sequence ATGCCTAAAAAGCTGCCACGTCTGCACGTCTTTCGTCAGGAGAACCATCCGTGTCATGGACGCTACCTGGTCACCGAAACGGGCAAGCCGTTCTTCTATCTGGCAGATACCGCGTGGGAGCTGTTCCACCGACTGACGCGCGAGGAAACGGAGCTGTATCTGAAAGACCGCGCCGCGAAAGGCTTCACGGTGATACAGGCGGTTGCTTTAGCCGAACTCGACGGGCTGGGCACACCGAACGCCTATGCACATACCCCCCTTCACCGCAATGACCCCACCCAGCCCAACGAGGAATACTTCCGCCACGTGGACTTCGGGGTGAACCTCGCGCAGGAGCTGGGACTATACATCGCTATGTTGCCTACCTGGGGCGACAAGGTGAACAAAAAGTGGGGCGTCGGTCCTGAGATATTCACCCCGGAAAATGCCCGCGTTTACGGTGAGTTTCTGGGAAAGCGTTATCGGGATAAGCCCATCATCTGGATACTGGGCGGCGACCGTCCTGTCGATACCGAGACGCACCTCGCCATCTGGCGGGCGATGGCGGAAGGTCTGCGCCACGGGGACGGCGGAACACATCTCATCACTTACCACCCGAATGGCGGAAACCACAGCTCGCAGTGGCTGCATCGGGAAGAGTGGCTGGACTTCAATATGCTTCAGTCGGGGCATCATGCCAGACCGATACCCAATTACGAGATGATACAGAAGGACTACCGCCTGCAGCCCGTCAAACCCTGCATGGACGGGGAACCGAATTACGAGGACCATCCCATCAACTGGGACCCAAAAAACGGCTGGTTCAACGACCACGATGTGCGCCGCGCCGCCTACTGGGCGTTGCTGGCAGGGGCGCATGGACATACTTACGGCTGCCATGACATCTGGCAGATGTATGAGCCCGGAAAGAGGAAACCCATCTCCCACGCCCGTACCGCCTGGAAAGAAGCCCTGCACCTGCCCGGCGCTTCGCAGATGCGCCATGCGAAGCAGTTGATGCTCTCGCGACCGATGCTGCTGCGCATCCCAGACCAGTCGCTGATTGCAGGCGACCCTGGCACAGGGTTAGAGCATGTGCGGGCAGCGCGCGGGGCAGACGGTAGCTACGCCTTCATCTATCTGCCGGTGGCCAAAACGGTGAGGGTCCATCTGGATGCGTTGAGTGGAAAAAACATCCGCGCCTGGTGGTTCAACCCGCGCAACGGACAGGCGCAGCCGATTGGCGAGTTTGTGCGCCGCGGCGAGCAGGAGTTCACTCCCCCCGTCGGAGAATCTCGAGAGGAAGACTGGGTGCTGGTGCTGGATGAAGTGGGCAAGCGATACCGAAAACCAGGCAGTTAA
- a CDS encoding metalloregulator ArsR/SmtB family transcription factor: protein MDDASLLKIAKAIADPTRYALLKAIAQREEISCGQLAELFPIAQATVSHHLSQLVDAGLVQMRKHRQHHYFRLRRETVEQFGQNLMESLGGNKEPVTTP from the coding sequence ATGGACGACGCGAGCCTGCTGAAAATCGCCAAAGCCATCGCAGACCCGACGCGCTATGCCCTTCTGAAAGCCATCGCGCAGCGGGAAGAGATTTCCTGTGGGCAGCTGGCGGAGCTGTTCCCCATCGCCCAGGCAACCGTCTCACATCACCTGAGCCAGCTGGTGGACGCAGGGCTGGTGCAGATGCGCAAGCACAGACAGCACCATTACTTTCGCCTGCGCCGAGAAACGGTGGAGCAGTTCGGGCAGAACCTGATGGAATCGCTTGGCGGCAACAAGGAACCGGTAACAACGCCCTAG
- a CDS encoding DUF362 domain-containing protein: protein MSELVLTRRDLLKATAGAAVAALTPEVLAQERPKRAKVVLVRHKDVLDTQGKIHENVLMEMLDAAVTELVGVKNPIEAWKRLVKPSDLVGVKSNVWNPLPTPKEVEQAIRKRLMDAGVREDNIRIDDRGARSTLAPCTALINVRPVRTHWWSGIGGCIKNYIMFTENPASYHPDACSSLAKVWELPAVKGKTRLNILLALTPLFHGRGPHHWDPRYVWQYKGLFVSYDPVAVDAMGLRLIQAKRRQHFGEDVALETPPTHIRDAEVKYGLGVSDPRRIDLVKLGWKEDILIS, encoded by the coding sequence ATGAGCGAACTGGTGTTGACCAGACGCGACCTGCTGAAAGCTACTGCAGGGGCGGCGGTCGCCGCGCTGACGCCCGAGGTGCTGGCGCAGGAGAGACCGAAGCGAGCAAAGGTGGTGCTGGTTCGGCACAAGGACGTGCTGGATACTCAGGGCAAAATCCACGAGAATGTGCTGATGGAGATGCTGGACGCGGCGGTCACCGAGCTGGTCGGTGTGAAGAACCCGATAGAGGCATGGAAACGTCTGGTAAAGCCCTCCGACCTCGTGGGGGTGAAAAGCAACGTCTGGAACCCGTTACCCACTCCCAAAGAGGTAGAGCAGGCCATCCGCAAACGCCTGATGGACGCCGGCGTTCGTGAGGACAACATCCGCATCGATGACCGCGGTGCCCGTTCTACCCTCGCCCCCTGCACCGCGTTAATTAACGTGCGCCCTGTGCGCACGCACTGGTGGTCGGGCATCGGCGGGTGCATCAAGAACTACATCATGTTCACCGAGAACCCAGCCAGCTACCACCCGGACGCCTGTTCCTCGCTGGCTAAGGTTTGGGAGTTACCGGCGGTGAAAGGCAAGACGCGCCTGAACATCCTGCTTGCCCTGACGCCGCTGTTTCACGGGCGCGGACCACACCACTGGGACCCGCGTTACGTGTGGCAGTATAAGGGGCTGTTCGTCTCCTACGACCCGGTGGCAGTGGACGCGATGGGGCTAAGGCTGATACAGGCGAAACGCCGGCAGCATTTCGGGGAAGATGTCGCGCTGGAGACGCCCCCAACACACATCCGCGACGCGGAGGTCAAATACGGATTGGGCGTCAGCGACCCACGCCGAATCGATTTGGTCAAGCTGGGCTGGAAAGAGGACATCCTGATTTCGTAA
- a CDS encoding DUF2339 domain-containing protein, with amino-acid sequence MIEPEDSERVLKRLEHLERQMAELAQRVERIEQQAGASKPAEPQPPAAAETAPELRDVIAAQPVIPPPPIVPPLPEQTAARVTPEPSEPPPPAEPVPPVAPAAVQADTGISAYWEQVVGGKGALWLGSIATFFALAFFLAYTWQFLGNTAKLASGFAAGAILLAFGEYSRRRVERWFSEGISGAGIAVLYLSIWAGAQRYHLLSFEASFALMAATVFLGVMLALRYDAMSLSVLATIGGFLTPVLLRSEGGAPVSPYPLLTYVTVLNTGILAVSLYRQWRTLVWLSFFATILLLLGWAEGSYHERFRWSVFGFVTLNFLLFLGCACFRSLIQRASTQAEELLLVFADTSVYALAGYALIGNALGKYPAAFALAMFVLFSGLSLLVHQRAPQNRSLRDSLAGIALFFLTISVPMQLKQDWLVVGWSVQAAVLVTLGLRWRNPLLLRAGQIVWVITLLAIAVVVPMAETRRHLLLLNEQGLPLLAAVMATAWMALESRRTTGTQDELAPWYGALATLGGAWLLAQETSLAVQWQSSRFGQAWQAVAMYSVASVWAVYALLLHRLGAKVNDLWVRLCALCIATLAAVLPVWAIASAPVEAWTPFWNMRWFSTLLVGILLAVLAWMVAREQERAASEETQAFGYLTVLVSILMFAALSAEVYLGFRAWRMSVDAQLWAIAAWFALVALWSLLGALFVTLGMTWNLLGMRLLGYAAGVAAVLVLVMYSLFTLPGSSVSPAWLPLWNLRALAFAVSTLSAVWIAVLLSRRPSGATPSELSSAGGIYALAMAVLLWGVTQETYEAFYYWYATGALKGDWQRLAQMAISLVWTLFGAVMLVAGIIRSLQPARLAALGLLGFTALKVFLFDLSFLDTPMRILSFGGLGLTLIAISWLYSRYGIGKTGSLRHT; translated from the coding sequence ATGATCGAGCCAGAGGATTCGGAGCGTGTTTTGAAGAGGCTGGAACATCTGGAACGCCAGATGGCGGAACTGGCACAGCGGGTGGAGCGGATAGAACAGCAAGCAGGCGCGTCCAAACCTGCCGAACCGCAGCCGCCTGCCGCTGCTGAAACGGCTCCTGAGCTGCGCGATGTGATTGCCGCACAGCCCGTCATTCCCCCACCTCCGATTGTTCCTCCACTTCCCGAGCAGACCGCTGCCCGTGTTACTCCCGAACCCTCTGAACCACCTCCGCCAGCCGAGCCCGTACCCCCCGTTGCCCCCGCAGCAGTGCAGGCAGATACGGGAATCAGCGCCTACTGGGAGCAGGTGGTGGGAGGAAAGGGGGCATTATGGCTTGGCTCCATCGCCACCTTCTTTGCGCTGGCTTTCTTCCTCGCTTACACCTGGCAGTTTCTCGGAAACACGGCGAAGCTGGCTTCAGGCTTCGCTGCAGGCGCGATTCTGCTGGCTTTCGGCGAGTACTCACGCCGGCGGGTGGAGCGATGGTTCAGCGAGGGCATTTCAGGCGCGGGCATCGCAGTGCTTTATCTCAGCATCTGGGCGGGGGCGCAACGGTACCATCTCCTCTCGTTTGAAGCATCCTTCGCGCTGATGGCGGCGACGGTGTTTCTCGGAGTCATGCTTGCCCTGCGCTACGATGCGATGAGCCTGAGCGTGCTGGCTACCATCGGCGGTTTCCTGACACCGGTGCTCCTGCGCTCGGAAGGCGGTGCGCCTGTCAGCCCCTACCCGCTCCTGACCTACGTGACGGTGCTGAACACGGGTATCCTCGCTGTGTCACTGTACAGGCAGTGGCGTACGCTGGTATGGCTGAGCTTCTTTGCCACCATCCTGCTGTTGCTGGGCTGGGCGGAGGGTAGCTATCACGAGCGATTCCGCTGGTCTGTTTTCGGGTTCGTGACGCTGAATTTCCTGCTGTTTCTCGGGTGCGCTTGCTTTCGCAGTCTGATACAGCGTGCCAGCACGCAAGCCGAGGAGCTGCTGCTGGTCTTCGCCGACACCAGTGTATACGCATTGGCGGGGTACGCGCTCATTGGCAACGCACTGGGGAAGTATCCCGCTGCCTTTGCCCTTGCGATGTTCGTCCTGTTCAGTGGGTTGAGCCTTCTCGTCCACCAGAGGGCTCCCCAAAACCGCAGTCTGCGGGACAGCTTGGCAGGCATCGCGCTCTTCTTTTTGACCATTTCCGTACCGATGCAGTTGAAGCAAGACTGGCTCGTGGTGGGATGGAGCGTGCAGGCGGCGGTGCTGGTGACGCTGGGGCTGCGATGGCGTAACCCGTTGCTGCTGCGCGCGGGACAAATCGTGTGGGTTATCACCCTTTTGGCAATAGCGGTGGTCGTTCCGATGGCAGAAACACGCAGGCACCTGCTGTTGCTCAACGAGCAAGGTCTGCCTCTGCTGGCGGCGGTCATGGCGACCGCGTGGATGGCTCTGGAAAGCCGTCGAACGACAGGCACTCAGGACGAACTCGCTCCATGGTATGGCGCACTGGCAACGCTGGGTGGGGCATGGTTGCTGGCGCAGGAAACCTCCCTCGCCGTGCAGTGGCAATCCTCCCGGTTCGGGCAGGCGTGGCAAGCAGTGGCGATGTACTCGGTAGCCAGCGTCTGGGCGGTGTACGCCCTGCTCCTGCACCGGCTGGGAGCAAAGGTGAATGACCTGTGGGTGCGCCTGTGTGCGTTGTGCATCGCCACGCTGGCGGCAGTCCTGCCGGTGTGGGCGATAGCATCCGCGCCTGTGGAGGCATGGACGCCCTTCTGGAATATGCGTTGGTTCTCCACCCTGCTGGTGGGCATCCTGCTGGCGGTGCTGGCGTGGATGGTGGCGCGCGAGCAGGAGCGTGCCGCTTCGGAGGAGACACAGGCGTTCGGCTACCTGACGGTGCTGGTCAGCATCCTGATGTTCGCTGCGCTTTCTGCAGAGGTGTATCTGGGCTTCCGCGCATGGCGGATGTCTGTCGATGCGCAGCTGTGGGCAATTGCGGCGTGGTTTGCCCTTGTCGCGCTTTGGAGCCTGCTCGGCGCGCTGTTTGTGACGCTCGGCATGACCTGGAACCTGCTGGGGATGCGCTTGCTGGGGTATGCGGCTGGCGTCGCGGCGGTGCTGGTGCTGGTGATGTACTCGCTGTTCACGCTCCCCGGTTCGAGCGTTTCTCCGGCGTGGCTACCGCTGTGGAACCTGCGAGCTCTGGCGTTTGCAGTGAGTACGCTATCGGCAGTGTGGATAGCGGTGCTGCTCAGCCGCCGTCCATCGGGAGCCACCCCGTCCGAGCTGTCGTCAGCAGGCGGCATCTACGCGCTGGCGATGGCGGTGCTGTTGTGGGGCGTCACTCAGGAAACCTACGAGGCGTTCTATTACTGGTACGCCACGGGCGCGCTGAAGGGAGACTGGCAGCGGCTGGCACAGATGGCGATTTCACTGGTGTGGACGCTGTTCGGAGCGGTGATGCTGGTAGCCGGTATCATCCGCTCGTTACAACCCGCGCGTCTCGCGGCGCTGGGTTTGCTGGGCTTTACCGCGCTGAAAGTGTTTCTGTTTGACCTGAGCTTTCTGGATACGCCGATGCGGATTCTATCCTTCGGCGGGCTGGGGCTGACGCTGATTGCGATCTCATGGCTGTACAGCCGCTACGGGATTGGCAAGACCGGTAGCCTGCGACACACCTGA
- a CDS encoding VOC family protein produces MSAKGLGNTTVSQIAIVVRDIDEARQRWAQILGQPLPDVIITQPGNEVHMTYRGQPSNAQAKLAFFNLGQVQLELIEPIGEPSTWKEALDKHGDSVHHIAFWTEDMQASAEFLKEHGIPLVQRGDMGEGQYAYFDAEAQLGVQIELLERVRKARVE; encoded by the coding sequence ATGTCGGCGAAAGGACTGGGAAACACCACCGTTTCGCAAATCGCGATTGTGGTGCGCGACATCGATGAGGCGCGCCAGCGATGGGCGCAGATTCTCGGACAGCCGTTGCCGGACGTCATCATCACCCAGCCGGGCAACGAGGTGCACATGACCTATCGGGGGCAACCCAGCAACGCGCAGGCGAAGCTGGCGTTTTTCAACCTGGGGCAGGTGCAGCTGGAGCTGATAGAACCCATTGGCGAGCCCAGCACGTGGAAGGAGGCGCTGGACAAGCACGGCGACTCGGTGCATCACATTGCCTTCTGGACGGAGGACATGCAAGCCAGTGCGGAGTTCCTGAAAGAGCATGGCATCCCTCTGGTTCAGCGTGGGGACATGGGCGAGGGACAGTACGCCTACTTCGATGCCGAGGCGCAGCTGGGCGTGCAAATAGAACTGCTGGAGCGCGTGCGCAAAGCGCGGGTGGAATGA
- a CDS encoding NAD(P)-dependent oxidoreductase translates to MAQNIGVIGLGMMGRHYLQRLRQAGYGVHALDVNAERLQWALQQGATLAASSRHIAEVCDVILLAVPGNREVRAAMEAENGVFAALRPEHLLVNTSTTHPRLDEEMAQRCAERNAAWIDAPVTWRAPGLIVMVGGEQEHVARAMPILEAIAYKVAHVGEVGAGQRLKAVNQLIGACQLAVWCEAAEFARSIGLSPELIRDVLELPIPDSVLGEDFTGSGQLVLHYKDLGYILELAHEYEAAVPLTGVVHEVFKAVKHLGEPDWTQPGIVTYWRRMNRRPDPRG, encoded by the coding sequence ATGGCGCAGAACATCGGCGTCATTGGGCTTGGCATGATGGGCAGACACTACCTGCAACGTCTGCGGCAGGCAGGGTATGGCGTACACGCATTGGACGTGAACGCCGAACGCCTCCAGTGGGCGCTGCAACAGGGGGCTACCCTTGCCGCCAGCTCCAGGCACATCGCGGAAGTCTGCGACGTCATTCTGCTGGCGGTACCGGGCAACCGCGAGGTACGGGCAGCGATGGAGGCAGAAAACGGCGTTTTCGCGGCGTTGCGCCCCGAGCACCTGCTGGTGAACACCAGTACGACGCATCCTCGCCTGGACGAGGAGATGGCTCAACGGTGTGCTGAACGCAACGCCGCGTGGATAGATGCCCCCGTGACATGGCGCGCGCCGGGGCTGATCGTGATGGTAGGCGGTGAACAGGAGCACGTTGCCCGCGCGATGCCGATACTGGAGGCTATCGCTTACAAAGTGGCGCACGTGGGAGAGGTGGGCGCAGGACAGCGGCTGAAGGCGGTGAACCAGCTCATCGGTGCGTGCCAGCTGGCGGTGTGGTGCGAAGCGGCGGAATTCGCCCGCTCCATCGGTTTGTCACCGGAGCTCATCCGCGACGTTCTCGAGTTGCCCATCCCCGACAGCGTGCTGGGCGAGGATTTCACAGGAAGTGGACAGCTGGTGCTGCACTATAAGGACCTGGGCTATATTCTGGAACTCGCCCATGAGTACGAAGCCGCCGTCCCGCTAACGGGCGTCGTGCATGAAGTGTTCAAGGCAGTCAAGCACCTCGGCGAGCCTGATTGGACGCAGCCGGGTATCGTCACCTACTGGAGGAGGATGAACCGCCGACCAGACCCACGGGGGTGA